A stretch of the Naumannella halotolerans genome encodes the following:
- a CDS encoding IclR family transcriptional regulator → MRNAVALLRELARNVQPVSAGALARSLHIPRSSTYQLLQTLVEEGLVVHVPDAHGYALGGGVAELGSAYSQRSSLENLARPHLTRLARTIQESAALSILQGDEVLYLSKVQPARPIALVTDKGVRLPAHLTASGRAILARLPRREVLAHFADAGPLVRLNGQGPSTLRELRDLLTEDLRRGWSIEKGCVSRTVTCISAAVTDRTDRPTAAVTVSFLSHKRQDHLEIADAVCRAAADLSRALGSPCAGER, encoded by the coding sequence GTGCGCAATGCTGTCGCCCTGTTGCGCGAACTCGCCCGCAATGTGCAACCGGTCTCGGCCGGCGCCCTGGCCCGCAGTCTGCACATTCCCCGTTCCAGCACCTACCAGCTGCTGCAGACCCTGGTCGAGGAAGGCCTGGTCGTCCACGTACCCGACGCCCACGGGTATGCCCTGGGCGGCGGGGTGGCCGAACTGGGCAGCGCCTATTCCCAACGCTCCTCGCTGGAGAACCTGGCCCGTCCGCATCTGACCCGACTGGCCCGGACCATCCAGGAGTCGGCGGCGCTGAGCATCCTGCAGGGCGACGAGGTGCTCTACCTGTCCAAGGTGCAACCGGCCCGACCGATCGCCCTGGTCACCGACAAGGGCGTCCGCCTGCCCGCCCATCTCACCGCCAGCGGCCGGGCCATCCTGGCCCGGCTGCCGCGCCGGGAGGTGCTGGCCCACTTCGCCGACGCCGGACCGCTGGTCCGGCTGAACGGACAGGGACCGTCGACGCTGCGCGAGCTGCGGGACCTGCTGACCGAGGATCTGCGGCGCGGCTGGTCGATCGAGAAGGGGTGCGTCAGCCGGACCGTCACCTGCATCTCGGCCGCGGTCACCGACCGTACCGACCGTCCGACCGCAGCGGTGACGGTCTCCTTCCTCTCCCACAAGCGACAGGACCATCTGGAGATCGCCGACGCCGTCTGCCGTGCCGCCGCCGATCTCAGCCGGGCACTGGGATCCCCCTGCGCCGGTGAGCGATGA
- a CDS encoding LLM class flavin-dependent oxidoreductase, with protein MSDIADTGCPGGLTPGARSGLDGVVTKQIALSALIVPPGNTTGAWRHPDVDPAMVTDVEQYKQMAQLAERGFFDLFFLADTPATRTDNLEYWSQSPMYFNSLEPLTVLSAVAGATQHIGLGATASTSFVEPFNIARMFASLDHISHGRAAWNVVTSANDYAARNFGQAKLAPHDERYVMAEEAFDVVSSYWDTWEDDAFVYDKENAVNFDPSKFHVVDHDGKFFRVYGGLPIARPPQGWPVIIQAGASVPGKELAARTAEVVFGTGSSVEAAKAFYDDLKGRMEKYGRHPDELKVLSGLQVIVGRTEAEAIEKRELMDSLVPIGAKIMHLCNDLETSLFDLPLDEPVPLDRIPEKSNHHQVYFAEAADLIRQGLTLREVAMRFTRATTVFCGDPVQVADHLQDWVDQGAGDGFMMSVNWLPGNLADFVELAIPELQRRGMVRTEWTGSTLRENLGLARPANQHVKS; from the coding sequence GTGTCCGATATCGCAGACACCGGTTGTCCCGGTGGCCTGACGCCGGGTGCCCGCAGCGGTTTGGATGGGGTGGTGACCAAACAGATTGCGCTCAGTGCCCTGATCGTCCCGCCCGGAAACACCACCGGAGCCTGGCGGCACCCCGATGTCGACCCGGCCATGGTGACCGATGTGGAGCAGTACAAGCAGATGGCCCAGCTCGCTGAACGCGGGTTCTTCGACCTCTTCTTCCTGGCCGACACCCCGGCCACCCGGACCGACAACCTGGAGTACTGGTCGCAGTCGCCGATGTACTTCAACTCCTTGGAGCCGTTGACGGTGCTGTCGGCCGTCGCCGGGGCGACCCAGCACATCGGCCTGGGAGCCACCGCCTCCACCAGCTTCGTGGAGCCGTTCAACATCGCCCGGATGTTCGCCTCCCTCGATCACATCTCGCACGGCCGGGCCGCCTGGAATGTCGTCACCAGCGCCAACGACTACGCCGCCCGCAACTTCGGGCAGGCCAAACTGGCGCCACATGACGAGCGGTACGTGATGGCCGAGGAGGCCTTCGACGTCGTCTCCTCCTACTGGGACACCTGGGAGGACGACGCCTTCGTCTACGACAAGGAGAATGCGGTCAACTTCGACCCGTCGAAGTTCCACGTGGTCGATCATGACGGCAAGTTCTTCCGGGTCTACGGCGGACTGCCGATCGCCCGGCCGCCGCAGGGATGGCCGGTGATCATCCAGGCCGGTGCCTCGGTGCCGGGCAAGGAACTGGCCGCACGGACCGCCGAGGTGGTCTTCGGTACCGGATCGTCGGTGGAGGCCGCCAAGGCCTTCTACGACGACCTGAAGGGACGGATGGAGAAGTACGGTCGGCATCCCGATGAGCTGAAGGTGCTGTCCGGACTGCAGGTGATCGTCGGCCGGACCGAGGCCGAGGCGATCGAGAAGCGTGAGCTGATGGACTCCCTGGTCCCGATCGGCGCCAAGATCATGCACCTGTGCAACGACCTGGAGACCTCCCTGTTCGACCTCCCGCTGGACGAGCCGGTACCGCTGGACCGGATCCCGGAGAAGTCCAACCACCATCAGGTCTACTTCGCCGAGGCGGCGGACCTGATCCGGCAGGGCCTGACCCTGCGGGAGGTGGCGATGCGGTTCACCCGGGCGACGACGGTCTTCTGCGGCGACCCGGTGCAGGTCGCCGACCACCTGCAGGACTGGGTGGACCAGGGAGCCGGCGACGGCTTCATGATGTCGGTCAACTGGCTGCCGGGAAATCTCGCCGACTTCGTCGAGCTGGCGATTCCCGAACTGCAGCGCCGGGGCATGGTCCGTACCGAATGGACCGGATCCACGCTGCGGGAGAATCTGGGGCTGGCCCGGCCGGCGAACCAGCACGTCAAGTCCTGA
- a CDS encoding LysR substrate-binding domain-containing protein — MTWTADRSSITLVQLRYFQSAAVHLSMTAAAEEFYVAQSAVSSAIAALERGVGTQLFVRRRSKGLILTPAGSQLLVHVRELLAALDRAVESAQGVGEHVRGTLRLAFFVTIAPFALPELLSRARNLHPELSLEVVEVDAAQAVEELQSGRSEIAVGYDFGLANGIVSEVVDATPPYVLLAADHPLALKPSVGLRELGRERMILLDLPHSREYFLDLLHSVGIEPTIRHRTPSFETVRALVGHGHGYSILNQRPVDALAYDGGRVAAVPIRDQVSPLPVVISSLNGSHPSARARAVADLVRQVFADRR; from the coding sequence GTGACCTGGACCGCCGACCGATCGTCGATCACGCTCGTCCAACTGCGCTACTTCCAGTCCGCGGCGGTCCACCTGAGCATGACCGCCGCGGCGGAGGAGTTCTATGTCGCCCAGTCGGCGGTCTCCTCGGCCATCGCCGCGCTCGAGCGCGGCGTCGGCACCCAGTTGTTCGTCCGTCGGCGGTCCAAGGGGTTGATCCTCACCCCGGCCGGCAGCCAGTTGCTGGTCCACGTCCGAGAACTGCTGGCCGCGCTCGACCGGGCGGTCGAGTCGGCCCAGGGGGTCGGTGAACATGTGCGGGGTACGTTGCGGCTGGCCTTCTTCGTCACCATCGCCCCGTTCGCCCTGCCCGAACTGCTCAGCCGGGCCCGGAACCTGCATCCGGAGCTGAGCCTGGAGGTGGTGGAGGTCGACGCGGCCCAGGCGGTCGAGGAGTTGCAGTCCGGCCGCTCCGAGATCGCCGTCGGCTACGACTTCGGGCTGGCCAACGGGATCGTCTCCGAGGTCGTCGACGCCACACCGCCCTATGTCCTGTTGGCCGCCGACCACCCGCTGGCGCTGAAGCCCTCGGTGGGCCTGCGCGAACTCGGCCGCGAACGGATGATCCTGCTGGACCTGCCGCACAGCCGGGAGTACTTCCTCGACCTGTTGCACTCGGTCGGCATCGAACCGACGATCCGGCACCGGACGCCGAGCTTCGAGACCGTCCGGGCGCTGGTCGGTCACGGCCACGGTTACTCCATCTTGAACCAGCGACCGGTCGACGCCCTGGCCTACGACGGTGGGCGGGTGGCGGCGGTACCGATCAGGGACCAGGTCTCCCCGCTGCCGGTGGTGATCTCCTCGCTGAACGGTTCCCATCCCTCGGCTCGCGCCCGGGCGGTCGCCGACCTGGTACGGCAGGTCTTCGCCGATCGCCGGTAG
- a CDS encoding FAD-binding oxidoreductase, with the protein MTNRSEGAAVNTSPGTAEAVAELCAALPQVVSTDPAVRAAASHDRSHHESAPPLAVITPTDTEQVSTALRICHRHRLPVVTRGSATGLEGGSNAFDGSVVLDLRAMDRIVAIHAADFDAVVQPGVMKSSLNAALDPHGLFFPGGPGVDASMGGMISTRASGTNAVRYGTMREQVLALTAVLADGRIIHTGTRARKSAAGYDLTHLLVGAEGTLAVITEATVKVYGKPDATAAMICSLDSISDATAVVQQALTREVPLARVELIDDITMGAINAWTGSEFVVAPTVIFEVTGSRLAVQENVELLGDLARSVGATGIRIATDPTEVAEIWSARAQVLPSTAALVPDARTWSTDVCVPISRLAECIALTQADVAETGILAPIVGHVGDGNFHLAIVLPPDDPEARERAGLVNERLIDRALSMGGTCTGEHGIGVGKVAALAREHHDALPVMQLIKDALDPRHILNPGVILTDPTTDRR; encoded by the coding sequence ATGACGAATCGATCCGAAGGAGCTGCGGTGAACACCTCACCCGGGACCGCCGAAGCCGTGGCCGAGCTGTGCGCGGCCCTGCCGCAGGTGGTGTCCACCGACCCGGCGGTCCGTGCCGCCGCGTCCCACGACCGTTCCCATCACGAAAGCGCTCCCCCGCTGGCCGTGATCACCCCGACCGACACCGAGCAGGTCTCGACCGCCCTGCGGATCTGTCACCGGCACCGGTTGCCGGTGGTGACCCGGGGATCGGCCACCGGGCTGGAAGGAGGGTCCAATGCCTTCGACGGTTCGGTGGTGCTGGACCTGCGCGCAATGGACCGGATCGTCGCGATCCACGCCGCGGACTTCGACGCGGTGGTGCAACCGGGAGTGATGAAGAGCAGCCTGAATGCCGCCCTCGATCCCCATGGCCTGTTCTTCCCCGGCGGTCCCGGGGTCGACGCCTCGATGGGCGGGATGATCTCCACCCGGGCCAGCGGTACCAATGCGGTGCGGTACGGGACGATGCGCGAGCAGGTGCTGGCACTGACCGCCGTCCTGGCCGACGGCAGGATCATCCACACCGGCACCCGCGCCCGGAAGTCGGCGGCAGGCTACGACCTGACCCACTTGCTGGTGGGGGCGGAGGGAACCCTGGCCGTGATCACCGAGGCGACCGTGAAGGTGTACGGCAAACCCGATGCCACCGCGGCGATGATCTGCTCCCTGGACTCGATCTCCGATGCCACCGCGGTGGTCCAGCAGGCGCTCACCCGGGAGGTACCGCTGGCCCGGGTGGAATTGATCGACGACATCACCATGGGCGCGATCAATGCCTGGACCGGGTCGGAGTTCGTCGTCGCGCCGACCGTGATCTTCGAAGTCACCGGAAGCCGTCTGGCGGTGCAGGAGAATGTCGAACTGCTCGGAGACCTCGCCCGCTCGGTCGGCGCGACCGGGATCCGGATCGCCACCGACCCGACCGAGGTGGCCGAGATCTGGTCGGCCAGGGCGCAGGTGCTGCCCTCCACCGCCGCCCTCGTACCCGACGCCAGGACCTGGTCGACCGATGTCTGCGTACCGATCAGCCGGCTGGCCGAATGCATCGCCCTGACCCAGGCCGATGTCGCCGAGACCGGGATCCTGGCACCGATCGTCGGTCATGTCGGCGACGGCAACTTCCATCTGGCGATCGTCCTCCCGCCCGATGATCCCGAGGCCCGCGAGCGCGCCGGTCTGGTCAACGAACGACTGATCGACCGGGCACTGTCCATGGGCGGGACCTGCACCGGGGAGCACGGCATCGGAGTCGGGAAGGTCGCCGCACTGGCCCGTGAACACCACGATGCCCTGCCGGTGATGCAGTTGATCAAGGACGCCCTGGACCCCCGGCACATCCTCAATCCCGGGGTGATCCTCACCGACCCGACGACCGATCGTCGATGA